In Doryrhamphus excisus isolate RoL2022-K1 chromosome 21, RoL_Dexc_1.0, whole genome shotgun sequence, a single genomic region encodes these proteins:
- the LOC131108757 gene encoding E3 ubiquitin-protein ligase HECW1-like isoform X2, translated as MLMQLCSIKNLYQNRLLGLAAMASPTRSNQSRQRCKDRHSYGPDSYAGSGLNQEAFMLGLSRSTSDTDLVSPDTRSTLAVSSSHYTIGQSEDLVITWDIKEEVDAGDWIGMYLVDETLSENFLDYKNRGINGSHKGQIVWKIDCSSHFSDSETLICFKYYHGVTGALRATTPSLTIKKGTVPVLKPVVSPEVNQGQGNRRLINFSLSDLQAVGLKKGMFFNPDPYLKLSIQPGKHSIFPMLPHHGQEKRSGIVCNTINPKWNSERFNFLSLPTDVLEIEVKDKFAKSRPIIKRFLGKLSVPVQRLLEKHAIGDRIISYSLGRRLPTDHVCGHLQFRFELTSSIHPDDEEVSLVIESACPERGINADSNNAANAPEADTLSVGHDTPDLPFDAPADPETPVPPAPTVEETQHTETVELEAAIEQDAVDEESTVRQDEPPSTELQCVDRQSGDLQDENTVVEVQDGQSEERQQEDEENAQRGENIQQAEEGVTEEDDKPKLPTDNILAITAEDIDTSHEVVAGTTEVSQRTRETGESSNGPCSCLFSTCNSHGVPRRKTRPCSLPVSELENVIASACGEPETPRSHYIRIHHLLHSLPSAQHRPPSQEEDVEEGENTSTTPDNTSTSPTLKSSKDGKEEGQEDDDEMTQSPIQVPECPGPCCCRSLPRSLSIERLSELNQLLEGDGGSGVHSAVRRISLSYLESEEGDSSNGVRKVNRRSSHPARGENECEFCDASYYSTSCYSTSCYSTSCYSNSGYEGRGRFCSHTRLSSVDSNRLSGSTVFSSQDEEEDESTFESGPDANHCPEGQEVGGERRSGRWQEDRREENGESAGAESQDANSTGSGFSPPVGLPPVLLPSLDLNHFPAATDQALPPNWEARIDSHGRVFYVDHVNRTTTWQRPNHSGKCHHGIPRSGSSQQMEQLNRRYQNIQRTMATEEEGGSQRLERAPSVETDCDSPPTATGSASPINHQKISQLLQSPAVKFITHPEFFTMLHSNYSAYRMFTSSTCVKHMILKVRRDAKNFERYQHNRDLVVFLNKFADTQLELPRGWEIKTDPQGKSFFVDHNSRATTFIDPRIPLQNGRLPGHLAHRQHLQRLRSYSAGEASDVSRIRGASLMARPANSLVAAIRNQHHADPQSTTASYNDKIVAFLRQPNIFDMLQERQPNLNRNHALREKIHYIRSEGTQGVEKLSCDADLVILLSLFEEEIMSYIPPHPIHAGFSFSPRCSPANSPQNSPGLQRARAPAPYRRDFEAKLRNFYRKLEAKGYGQGPGKIKLLIRREHLLEGTFNQVMAYSRKELQRNKLYVTFLGEEGLDYSGPSREFFFLLSQELFNPYYGLFEYSANDTYTVQISPMSAFVENHLEWFRFSGRILGLALIHQYLLDAFFTRPFYKALLRLPTDLSDLEYLDEEFHQSLQWMKDNDITDILDLTFTVNEEVFGQVTERELKSGGSNLQVTEKNKKDYIERMTKWRVERGVVQQTEALVRGFYEVVDSRLVSVFDARELELVIAGTVEIDLSDWRSNTEYRGGYHDGHIVMRWFWAAVERFNNEQRLRLLQFVTGTSSVPYEGFAALRGSNGLRRFCIEKWGKVTSLPRAHTCFNRLDLPPYPSYTMLYEKLLTAVEETSTFGLE; from the exons ATGCTGATGCAGCTCTGTAGTATCAAG AACCTGTACCAGAATCGCCTTTTAGGCTTGGCAGCCATGGCCTCTCCAACCCGTAGCAACCAGAGTCGCCAGCGCTGTAAAGATCGTCACAGCTATGGCCCAGATTCCTATGCTGGCAGCGGTCTGAACCAGGAAGCCTTCATGTTGGGGTTGTCACGGTCCACCAGTGACACTGATCTAGTCTCCCCAGACACTCGCTCCACCCTAGCTGTCAGCTCTTCTCACTACACGATAGGGCAGTCTGAAGACCTTGTGATCACATGGGACATCAAGGAGGAAGTTGATGCTGGGGACTGGATTGGAATGTACCTTGTTG ATGAGACTTTATCTGAGAACTTTTTGGATTATAAGAACCGAGGCATCAATGGCTCTCACAAGGGACAAATAGTCTGGAAAATTGACTGCAGCTCTCACTTCAGTGACT CTGAGACTTTGATCTGCTTCAAGTACTACCATGGTGTTACTGGGGCACTGAGAGCAACCACACCCAGTCTAACCATCAAAAAGGGAACTGTGCCT GTCCTAAAGCCAGTGGTTAGTCCTGAGGTCAACCAAGGCCAGGGCAACAGGAGACTCATTAACTTTTCCCTGTCAG ACCTCCAAGCAGTTGGTTTAAAGAAGGGGATGTTCTTCAATCCAGACCCATACCTCAAGCTTTCCATCCAGCCTGGAAAGCACAGCATCTTCCCCATGTTGCCACACCATGGTCAGGAGAAACGCTCTGGCATTGTCTGCAACACAATCAACCCGAAATGGAACTCAgag AGGTTTAACTTTTTGTCGCTACCCACTGATGTGCTTGAGATTGAGGTGAAGGACAAGTTTGCCAAGAGTCGCCCTATCATCAAACGCTTCCTGGGGAAGCTGTCTGTTCCTGTCCAGAGGCTGCTGGAAAAACATGCCATCGG GGATCGGATAATAAGTTACTCGCTGGGTCGCAGGCTTCCAACGGATCATGTGTGTGGTCACCTACAATTCCGCTTTGAGCTCACCTCCTCAATTCACCCAG ATGATGAAGAGGTCTCACTGGTCATAGAGTCCGCTTGCCCTGAAAGGGGAATCAACGCGGATTCCAACAATGCTGCTAATGCACCTGAGGCTGATACTTTAAGTGTGGGACATGATACGCCCGACCTCCCGTTTGATGCCCCTGCTGATCCTGAGACCCCAGTGCCACCAGCCCCTACAGTTGAGGAAACCCAACACACCGAGACAGTAGAGCTTGAGGCGGCAATAGAACAAGATGCTGTGGACGAGGAGAGCACAGTGAGACAAGATGAGCCTCCTTCTACTGAGTTACAGTGTGTGGATAGACAATCAGGTGACTTGCAAGACGAGAACACTGTAGTGGAGGTACAAGATGGACAATCAGAGGAGAGGCAgcaggaggatgaagagaatGCCCAGAGAGGAGAAAACATCCAACAAGCTGAGGAAGGAGTAACAGAAGAAGATGACAAACCAAAGCTGCCGACTGATAATATTTTAGCTATAACTGCAGAGGACATCGATACATCCCACGAGGTAGTCGCAGGGACAACCGAAGTATCACAAAGAACGAGAGAGACTGGTGAAAGTAGCAATGGTCCTTGTTCCTGCCTCTTCTCAACCTGCAACTCGCATGGTGTCCCACGCCGCAAAACCCGCCCATGCTCCTTGCCAGTGTCCGAGTTGGAAAATGTGATCGCCTCAGCGTGCGGTGAGCCGGAAACTCCCCGATCCCACTACATCCGTATTCACCACCTTCTCCACAGTCTCCCCTCTGCACAACATCGGCCACCAAGCCAGGAGGAGGATGTGGAAGAAGGGGAGAACACGAGCACAACACCAGATAACACCTCAACATCACCAACACTTAAAAGCTCCAAAGATGGAAAAGAGGAAGGCcaagaagatgatgatgagatgACCCAATCTCCCATTCAG GTCCCCGAGTGTCCTGGCCCATGCTGCTGTCGTTCCCTCCCACGTAGCCTCTCCATTGAACGGCTCTCTGAACTAAACCAGCTCctggaaggtgatggaggaagTGGAGTACATTCAGCAGTTAGAAGAATCTCTCTCTCATACCTGGAAAGCGAGGAGGGGGATTCCAGTAATGGAGTCAGAAAAGTAAATAGAAGGAGCAGCCATCCAGCACGGGGTGAAAACGAGTGCGAGTTCTGTGATGCCTCCTACTACAGCACTTCCTGCTACAGCACATCCTGTTACAGTACATCCTGCTACAGCAATTCCGGCTATGAGGGCCGGGGCCGCTTCTGCAGCCACACGCGCCTCTCCTCTGTGGACAGCAACCGGCTTTCCGGCAGTACGGTCTTCTCCTCacaggatgaggaggaagacgagAGCACCTTTGAGTCAGGACCAGATGCAAACCACTGTCCTGAAGGCCAGGAAGTGGGAGGAGAAAGGAGGAGTGGGAGATGGCAAGAGGACAGGAGAGAAGAGAATGGAGAATCTGCTGGAGCGGAATCGCAGGACGCTAACAGTACGG GCTCAGGCTTCTCACCTCCCGTTGGCCTTCCTCCAGTACTTCTTCCCAGCCTTGACTTAAACCATTTTCCTGCTGCCACTGACCAAGCCTTACCTCCAA ATTGGGAAGCTCGAATAGACAGCCATGGCAGAGTCTTCTATGTCGACCATGTCAATCGCACCACAACCTGGCAGAGACCGAACCACAGTGGCAAGTGTCACCACGGAATCCCCCGATCAGGATCCAGCCAACAGATGGAGCAACTCAACCGGAG GTATCAGAACATCCAGAGGACCATGGCCACAGAAGAGGAGGGTGGCAGTCAGCGGTTAGAGCGAGCTCCCAGTGTCGAAACAGACTGTGATTCTCCTCCAACAGCTACAG GTTCAGCATCACCTATCAATCACCAGAAGATCAGCCAGCTTCTCCAGTCACCTGCTGTGAAGTTTATTACACATCCAGAATTTTTTACTATGTTGCACAGTAACTAT TCCGCCTACCGGATGTTCACAAGCAGCACCTGTGTGAAACACATGATTCTCAAGGTGCGCCGTGACGCCAAGAATTTTGAGCGCTACCAACATAACCGGGACCTTGTGGTCTTCCTCAACAAATTTGCAGACACTCAGTTGGAGTTGCCACGGGGCTGGGAGATCAAGACTGACCCGCAGGGCAAG TCTTTCTTTGTTGATCACAACAGTCGAGCTACGACCTTCATTGACCCTCGCATCCCTCTTCAGAATGGCCGACTGCCTGGCCACCTCGCCCACAGACAACACTTGCAGAGACTACGCAGCTACAGCGCTGGGGAG GCCTCAGATGTGTCAAGGATTCGTGGGGCATCTTTGATGGCCAGACCTGCAAACAGCCTGGTCGCTGCCATACGAAACCAGCATCATGCGGACCCACAATCAACTACTGCAT CATACAACGACAAGATTGTGGCATTCCTTCGACAACCAAACATATTTGACATGTTACAAGAGCGACAACCCAACTTGAACAGAAACCACGCCCTCAG GGAGAAGATCCACTATATCCGGTCTGAAGGTACCCAGGGTGTTGAGAAGCTGTCATGTGATGCAGACCTAGTCATCCTGTTAAG TTTATTTGAAGAAGAGATTATGTCATATATTCCACCTCACCCCATCCACGCTGGCTTTAGCTTCTCTCCACGCTGCTCCCCTGCAAACTCGCCACAGAACTCCCCTG GCTTGCAGAGAGCTAGGGCGCCAGCCCCGTACCGCAGAGACTTTGAGGCCAAACTCAGAAACTTCTACAGAAAACTCGAAGCAAAAGGCTATGGCCAAGGACCAGGCAAGATTAA GCTGTTGATAAGGCGAGAGCACCTGCTGGAAGGCACCTTCAATCAAGTGATGGCATATTCTCGCAAAGAGTTACAGAGGAACAAACTTTACGTCACCTTCCTGGGGGAGGAAGG gTTAGATTACAGTGGCCCATCCAGAgagtttttcttccttttgtctCAGGAGTTGTTTAATCCATACTACGGACTGTTTGAATACTCCGCAAATGACACCTATACTGTTCAAATCAGCCCCATGTCTGCGTTTGTTGAGAACCATCTGGAATG GTTCCGTTTCAGTGGGCGCATCTTGGGTCTGGCTCTTATTCATCAATACCTCCTGGATGCTTTCTTCACCAGACCATTCTACAAGGCCCTGCTCAGGCT GCCAACTGACCTTTCTGATCTGGAGTACCTGGATGAGGAGTTCCACCAATCTTTGCAGTGGATGAAGGACAATGACATCACTGACATCCTGGACCTCACGTTCACTGTCAATGAGGAGGTCTTTGGccag GTGACAGAACGGGAATTAAAGTCCGGAGGCTCAAACCTCCAGGTGACCGAGAAGAACAAAAAGGATTACATTGAACGAATGACTAAGTGGAGGGTGGAAAGAGGGGTGGTCCAACAGACTGAGGCGTTAGTCCGAGGCTTCTACGAG GTGGTCGACTCCAGGCTGGTGTCAGTGTTTGATGCCAGGGAGCTGGAGCTGGTTATTGCCGGTACTGTGGAGATTGACCTCAGTGACTGGAGGAGCAATACCGAGTACAGGGGAG GTTACCATGACGGCCACATAGTGATGCGCTGGTTCTGGGCCGCTGTGGAGCGTTTCAACAATGAGCAGCGTCTCCGCCTCTTGCAGTTTGTAACTGGGACGTCCAGCGTGCCGTACGAAGGCTTTGCTGCCCTGCGGGGCTCCAATGGACTGCGACGCTTCTGCATCGAGAAATGGGGCAAAGTTACTTCGCTACCAAG ggcCCATACCTGTTTTAACCGTCTTGACCTGCCCCCATATCCTTCGTACACCATGTTGTACGAGAAACTGCTGACTGCGGTGGAGGAAACCAGCACATTTGGTCTGGAGTGA
- the LOC131108757 gene encoding E3 ubiquitin-protein ligase HECW1-like isoform X3: MIHRQLLLHQNLYQNRLLGLAAMASPTRSNQSRQRCKDRHSYGPDSYAGSGLNQEAFMLGLSRSTSDTDLVSPDTRSTLAVSSSHYTIGQSEDLVITWDIKEEVDAGDWIGMYLVDETLSENFLDYKNRGINGSHKGQIVWKIDCSSHFSDSETLICFKYYHGVTGALRATTPSLTIKKGTVPVLKPVVSPEVNQGQGNRRLINFSLSDLQAVGLKKGMFFNPDPYLKLSIQPGKHSIFPMLPHHGQEKRSGIVCNTINPKWNSERFNFLSLPTDVLEIEVKDKFAKSRPIIKRFLGKLSVPVQRLLEKHAIGDRIISYSLGRRLPTDHVCGHLQFRFELTSSIHPDDEEVSLVIESACPERGINADSNNAANAPEADTLSVGHDTPDLPFDAPADPETPVPPAPTVEETQHTETVELEAAIEQDAVDEESTVRQDEPPSTELQCVDRQSGDLQDENTVVEVQDGQSEERQQEDEENAQRGENIQQAEEGVTEEDDKPKLPTDNILAITAEDIDTSHEVVAGTTEVSQRTRETGESSNGPCSCLFSTCNSHGVPRRKTRPCSLPVSELENVIASACGEPETPRSHYIRIHHLLHSLPSAQHRPPSQEEDVEEGENTSTTPDNTSTSPTLKSSKDGKEEGQEDDDEMTQSPIQVPECPGPCCCRSLPRSLSIERLSELNQLLEGDGGSGVHSAVRRISLSYLESEEGDSSNGVRKVNRRSSHPARGENECEFCDASYYSTSCYSTSCYSTSCYSNSGYEGRGRFCSHTRLSSVDSNRLSGSTVFSSQDEEEDESTFESGPDANHCPEGQEVGGERRSGRWQEDRREENGESAGAESQDANSTDWEARIDSHGRVFYVDHVNRTTTWQRPNHSGKCHHGIPRSGSSQQMEQLNRRYQNIQRTMATEEEGGSQRLERAPSVETDCDSPPTATGSASPINHQKISQLLQSPAVKFITHPEFFTMLHSNYSAYRMFTSSTCVKHMILKVRRDAKNFERYQHNRDLVVFLNKFADTQLELPRGWEIKTDPQGKSFFVDHNSRATTFIDPRIPLQNGRLPGHLAHRQHLQRLRSYSAGEASDVSRIRGASLMARPANSLVAAIRNQHHADPQSTTASYNDKIVAFLRQPNIFDMLQERQPNLNRNHALREKIHYIRSEGTQGVEKLSCDADLVILLSLFEEEIMSYIPPHPIHAGFSFSPRCSPANSPQNSPGLQRARAPAPYRRDFEAKLRNFYRKLEAKGYGQGPGKIKLLIRREHLLEGTFNQVMAYSRKELQRNKLYVTFLGEEGLDYSGPSREFFFLLSQELFNPYYGLFEYSANDTYTVQISPMSAFVENHLEWFRFSGRILGLALIHQYLLDAFFTRPFYKALLRLPTDLSDLEYLDEEFHQSLQWMKDNDITDILDLTFTVNEEVFGQVTERELKSGGSNLQVTEKNKKDYIERMTKWRVERGVVQQTEALVRGFYEVVDSRLVSVFDARELELVIAGTVEIDLSDWRSNTEYRGGYHDGHIVMRWFWAAVERFNNEQRLRLLQFVTGTSSVPYEGFAALRGSNGLRRFCIEKWGKVTSLPRAHTCFNRLDLPPYPSYTMLYEKLLTAVEETSTFGLE, encoded by the exons AACCTGTACCAGAATCGCCTTTTAGGCTTGGCAGCCATGGCCTCTCCAACCCGTAGCAACCAGAGTCGCCAGCGCTGTAAAGATCGTCACAGCTATGGCCCAGATTCCTATGCTGGCAGCGGTCTGAACCAGGAAGCCTTCATGTTGGGGTTGTCACGGTCCACCAGTGACACTGATCTAGTCTCCCCAGACACTCGCTCCACCCTAGCTGTCAGCTCTTCTCACTACACGATAGGGCAGTCTGAAGACCTTGTGATCACATGGGACATCAAGGAGGAAGTTGATGCTGGGGACTGGATTGGAATGTACCTTGTTG ATGAGACTTTATCTGAGAACTTTTTGGATTATAAGAACCGAGGCATCAATGGCTCTCACAAGGGACAAATAGTCTGGAAAATTGACTGCAGCTCTCACTTCAGTGACT CTGAGACTTTGATCTGCTTCAAGTACTACCATGGTGTTACTGGGGCACTGAGAGCAACCACACCCAGTCTAACCATCAAAAAGGGAACTGTGCCT GTCCTAAAGCCAGTGGTTAGTCCTGAGGTCAACCAAGGCCAGGGCAACAGGAGACTCATTAACTTTTCCCTGTCAG ACCTCCAAGCAGTTGGTTTAAAGAAGGGGATGTTCTTCAATCCAGACCCATACCTCAAGCTTTCCATCCAGCCTGGAAAGCACAGCATCTTCCCCATGTTGCCACACCATGGTCAGGAGAAACGCTCTGGCATTGTCTGCAACACAATCAACCCGAAATGGAACTCAgag AGGTTTAACTTTTTGTCGCTACCCACTGATGTGCTTGAGATTGAGGTGAAGGACAAGTTTGCCAAGAGTCGCCCTATCATCAAACGCTTCCTGGGGAAGCTGTCTGTTCCTGTCCAGAGGCTGCTGGAAAAACATGCCATCGG GGATCGGATAATAAGTTACTCGCTGGGTCGCAGGCTTCCAACGGATCATGTGTGTGGTCACCTACAATTCCGCTTTGAGCTCACCTCCTCAATTCACCCAG ATGATGAAGAGGTCTCACTGGTCATAGAGTCCGCTTGCCCTGAAAGGGGAATCAACGCGGATTCCAACAATGCTGCTAATGCACCTGAGGCTGATACTTTAAGTGTGGGACATGATACGCCCGACCTCCCGTTTGATGCCCCTGCTGATCCTGAGACCCCAGTGCCACCAGCCCCTACAGTTGAGGAAACCCAACACACCGAGACAGTAGAGCTTGAGGCGGCAATAGAACAAGATGCTGTGGACGAGGAGAGCACAGTGAGACAAGATGAGCCTCCTTCTACTGAGTTACAGTGTGTGGATAGACAATCAGGTGACTTGCAAGACGAGAACACTGTAGTGGAGGTACAAGATGGACAATCAGAGGAGAGGCAgcaggaggatgaagagaatGCCCAGAGAGGAGAAAACATCCAACAAGCTGAGGAAGGAGTAACAGAAGAAGATGACAAACCAAAGCTGCCGACTGATAATATTTTAGCTATAACTGCAGAGGACATCGATACATCCCACGAGGTAGTCGCAGGGACAACCGAAGTATCACAAAGAACGAGAGAGACTGGTGAAAGTAGCAATGGTCCTTGTTCCTGCCTCTTCTCAACCTGCAACTCGCATGGTGTCCCACGCCGCAAAACCCGCCCATGCTCCTTGCCAGTGTCCGAGTTGGAAAATGTGATCGCCTCAGCGTGCGGTGAGCCGGAAACTCCCCGATCCCACTACATCCGTATTCACCACCTTCTCCACAGTCTCCCCTCTGCACAACATCGGCCACCAAGCCAGGAGGAGGATGTGGAAGAAGGGGAGAACACGAGCACAACACCAGATAACACCTCAACATCACCAACACTTAAAAGCTCCAAAGATGGAAAAGAGGAAGGCcaagaagatgatgatgagatgACCCAATCTCCCATTCAG GTCCCCGAGTGTCCTGGCCCATGCTGCTGTCGTTCCCTCCCACGTAGCCTCTCCATTGAACGGCTCTCTGAACTAAACCAGCTCctggaaggtgatggaggaagTGGAGTACATTCAGCAGTTAGAAGAATCTCTCTCTCATACCTGGAAAGCGAGGAGGGGGATTCCAGTAATGGAGTCAGAAAAGTAAATAGAAGGAGCAGCCATCCAGCACGGGGTGAAAACGAGTGCGAGTTCTGTGATGCCTCCTACTACAGCACTTCCTGCTACAGCACATCCTGTTACAGTACATCCTGCTACAGCAATTCCGGCTATGAGGGCCGGGGCCGCTTCTGCAGCCACACGCGCCTCTCCTCTGTGGACAGCAACCGGCTTTCCGGCAGTACGGTCTTCTCCTCacaggatgaggaggaagacgagAGCACCTTTGAGTCAGGACCAGATGCAAACCACTGTCCTGAAGGCCAGGAAGTGGGAGGAGAAAGGAGGAGTGGGAGATGGCAAGAGGACAGGAGAGAAGAGAATGGAGAATCTGCTGGAGCGGAATCGCAGGACGCTAACAGTACGG ATTGGGAAGCTCGAATAGACAGCCATGGCAGAGTCTTCTATGTCGACCATGTCAATCGCACCACAACCTGGCAGAGACCGAACCACAGTGGCAAGTGTCACCACGGAATCCCCCGATCAGGATCCAGCCAACAGATGGAGCAACTCAACCGGAG GTATCAGAACATCCAGAGGACCATGGCCACAGAAGAGGAGGGTGGCAGTCAGCGGTTAGAGCGAGCTCCCAGTGTCGAAACAGACTGTGATTCTCCTCCAACAGCTACAG GTTCAGCATCACCTATCAATCACCAGAAGATCAGCCAGCTTCTCCAGTCACCTGCTGTGAAGTTTATTACACATCCAGAATTTTTTACTATGTTGCACAGTAACTAT TCCGCCTACCGGATGTTCACAAGCAGCACCTGTGTGAAACACATGATTCTCAAGGTGCGCCGTGACGCCAAGAATTTTGAGCGCTACCAACATAACCGGGACCTTGTGGTCTTCCTCAACAAATTTGCAGACACTCAGTTGGAGTTGCCACGGGGCTGGGAGATCAAGACTGACCCGCAGGGCAAG TCTTTCTTTGTTGATCACAACAGTCGAGCTACGACCTTCATTGACCCTCGCATCCCTCTTCAGAATGGCCGACTGCCTGGCCACCTCGCCCACAGACAACACTTGCAGAGACTACGCAGCTACAGCGCTGGGGAG GCCTCAGATGTGTCAAGGATTCGTGGGGCATCTTTGATGGCCAGACCTGCAAACAGCCTGGTCGCTGCCATACGAAACCAGCATCATGCGGACCCACAATCAACTACTGCAT CATACAACGACAAGATTGTGGCATTCCTTCGACAACCAAACATATTTGACATGTTACAAGAGCGACAACCCAACTTGAACAGAAACCACGCCCTCAG GGAGAAGATCCACTATATCCGGTCTGAAGGTACCCAGGGTGTTGAGAAGCTGTCATGTGATGCAGACCTAGTCATCCTGTTAAG TTTATTTGAAGAAGAGATTATGTCATATATTCCACCTCACCCCATCCACGCTGGCTTTAGCTTCTCTCCACGCTGCTCCCCTGCAAACTCGCCACAGAACTCCCCTG GCTTGCAGAGAGCTAGGGCGCCAGCCCCGTACCGCAGAGACTTTGAGGCCAAACTCAGAAACTTCTACAGAAAACTCGAAGCAAAAGGCTATGGCCAAGGACCAGGCAAGATTAA GCTGTTGATAAGGCGAGAGCACCTGCTGGAAGGCACCTTCAATCAAGTGATGGCATATTCTCGCAAAGAGTTACAGAGGAACAAACTTTACGTCACCTTCCTGGGGGAGGAAGG gTTAGATTACAGTGGCCCATCCAGAgagtttttcttccttttgtctCAGGAGTTGTTTAATCCATACTACGGACTGTTTGAATACTCCGCAAATGACACCTATACTGTTCAAATCAGCCCCATGTCTGCGTTTGTTGAGAACCATCTGGAATG GTTCCGTTTCAGTGGGCGCATCTTGGGTCTGGCTCTTATTCATCAATACCTCCTGGATGCTTTCTTCACCAGACCATTCTACAAGGCCCTGCTCAGGCT GCCAACTGACCTTTCTGATCTGGAGTACCTGGATGAGGAGTTCCACCAATCTTTGCAGTGGATGAAGGACAATGACATCACTGACATCCTGGACCTCACGTTCACTGTCAATGAGGAGGTCTTTGGccag GTGACAGAACGGGAATTAAAGTCCGGAGGCTCAAACCTCCAGGTGACCGAGAAGAACAAAAAGGATTACATTGAACGAATGACTAAGTGGAGGGTGGAAAGAGGGGTGGTCCAACAGACTGAGGCGTTAGTCCGAGGCTTCTACGAG GTGGTCGACTCCAGGCTGGTGTCAGTGTTTGATGCCAGGGAGCTGGAGCTGGTTATTGCCGGTACTGTGGAGATTGACCTCAGTGACTGGAGGAGCAATACCGAGTACAGGGGAG GTTACCATGACGGCCACATAGTGATGCGCTGGTTCTGGGCCGCTGTGGAGCGTTTCAACAATGAGCAGCGTCTCCGCCTCTTGCAGTTTGTAACTGGGACGTCCAGCGTGCCGTACGAAGGCTTTGCTGCCCTGCGGGGCTCCAATGGACTGCGACGCTTCTGCATCGAGAAATGGGGCAAAGTTACTTCGCTACCAAG ggcCCATACCTGTTTTAACCGTCTTGACCTGCCCCCATATCCTTCGTACACCATGTTGTACGAGAAACTGCTGACTGCGGTGGAGGAAACCAGCACATTTGGTCTGGAGTGA